One Cellulomonas soli DNA window includes the following coding sequences:
- a CDS encoding gamma-aminobutyraldehyde dehydrogenase, which translates to MSPSLPSAAGAPAAAPAPVELLNLIAGERRPAADGRTSTVVDPSTGLPYATAPVSSAQDVDDAYAAASQAFTTWGRTTPAERQLALLRLADAVEARAEEFVAVESRNTGKPLHLAASDEVPPCVDQLRFFAGAARVLDGLSAGEYLEGHTSWIRREPVGVVGQVTPWNYPLMMAVWKIAPALAAGNTVVLKPSDTTPASTLLLAEVAAEVLPPGVLNVVCGDRDTGRALVAHPRSDMVAITGSVRAGSQVAEAASVDVKRVHLELGGKAPVIVFADADLAAAAEGIAAAGYYNAGQDCTAATRVLVQASAHADFVAALAEQARGTRTGMPDDPTVAFGPVNNAHQLERVTGFLDRLPGHASVLAGGNRVAGAGYFLEPTVVDGLRQDDEVVQDEIFGPVITVQTFTDEAEAIALANGVRYGLSSSVWTKDHGTALRVSRALDFGVVWINTHIPFVAEMPHGGFKQSGYGKDLSMYGFEDYTRIKHVMSAFGA; encoded by the coding sequence ATGAGCCCGTCCCTCCCGTCCGCCGCAGGTGCACCGGCCGCCGCGCCCGCACCCGTGGAGCTGCTCAACCTCATCGCCGGCGAGCGACGGCCCGCCGCCGACGGGCGCACGTCCACCGTGGTCGACCCCTCGACCGGGCTGCCGTACGCGACCGCGCCGGTCAGCTCGGCGCAGGACGTCGACGACGCCTACGCCGCCGCGTCGCAGGCCTTCACCACCTGGGGCCGCACGACGCCGGCCGAGCGCCAGCTCGCGCTGCTGCGGCTCGCCGACGCCGTCGAGGCACGGGCCGAGGAGTTCGTCGCCGTCGAGTCGCGCAACACCGGCAAGCCCCTGCACCTGGCGGCCTCCGACGAGGTGCCCCCGTGCGTCGACCAGCTGCGCTTCTTCGCCGGTGCCGCGCGGGTGCTCGACGGCCTGAGCGCGGGGGAGTACCTCGAGGGGCACACCTCGTGGATCCGGCGGGAGCCCGTGGGTGTCGTCGGGCAGGTCACGCCGTGGAACTACCCGCTGATGATGGCCGTGTGGAAGATCGCCCCCGCGCTCGCGGCGGGCAACACCGTGGTGCTCAAGCCGTCGGACACGACGCCGGCCTCCACGCTGCTGCTGGCCGAGGTCGCCGCCGAGGTCCTGCCGCCGGGCGTGCTCAACGTCGTGTGCGGCGACCGGGACACCGGTCGGGCTCTGGTCGCCCACCCGCGGTCCGACATGGTCGCGATCACCGGGTCGGTGCGCGCAGGCTCGCAGGTCGCCGAGGCCGCGTCCGTCGACGTCAAGCGCGTGCACCTCGAGCTCGGCGGCAAGGCGCCCGTGATCGTGTTCGCGGACGCCGACCTGGCCGCCGCCGCCGAGGGCATCGCCGCGGCCGGCTACTACAACGCCGGTCAGGACTGCACGGCTGCCACGCGTGTGCTCGTGCAGGCCTCCGCGCACGCCGACTTCGTCGCCGCGCTGGCCGAGCAGGCGCGCGGAACCCGCACGGGCATGCCGGACGACCCGACGGTCGCCTTCGGCCCGGTCAACAACGCGCACCAGCTCGAGCGCGTCACGGGCTTCCTCGACCGGCTGCCCGGTCACGCTTCCGTGCTGGCCGGCGGCAACCGGGTCGCCGGTGCCGGCTACTTCCTCGAGCCGACCGTGGTGGACGGGCTGCGTCAGGACGACGAGGTCGTGCAGGACGAGATCTTCGGGCCGGTCATCACCGTGCAGACGTTCACGGACGAGGCCGAGGCGATCGCCCTGGCCAACGGCGTGCGGTACGGGCTGTCGAGCTCGGTGTGGACCAAGGACCACGGCACCGCCCTGCGCGTCTCGCGCGCGCTCGACTTCGGGGTCGTGTGGATCAACACGCACATCCCGTTCGTCGCCGAGATGCCGCACGGCGGGTTCAAGCAGTCCGGCTACGGCAAGGACCTGTCCATGTACGGGTTCGAGGACTACACGCGCATCAAGCACGTCATGTCGGCCTTCGGCGCCTGA
- a CDS encoding Lrp/AsnC family transcriptional regulator: MSTRTTTPAGRAPLDDLSKAIIEQLQEDGRRPYASIGKAVGLSEAAVRQRVQRLVESGVMQIVAVTDPLQVGFTRQAMIGIKADGDLEALADSLATMAEIDYVVVTAGGFDLLVEVVCEDDEHLLEVLNRKIRTLPGVRATETFVYLRLRKQLYNWGTR; encoded by the coding sequence GTGAGCACCAGGACCACCACCCCCGCAGGACGCGCGCCGCTCGACGACCTGTCCAAGGCGATCATCGAGCAGCTCCAGGAGGACGGGCGCCGCCCGTACGCCAGCATCGGCAAGGCCGTGGGTCTGTCCGAGGCCGCCGTGCGCCAACGTGTGCAGCGGCTCGTCGAGTCCGGCGTCATGCAGATCGTCGCCGTCACCGACCCGCTCCAGGTCGGGTTCACCCGACAGGCGATGATCGGCATCAAGGCCGACGGCGACCTCGAGGCGCTCGCCGACTCCCTGGCCACGATGGCCGAGATCGACTACGTCGTGGTGACCGCCGGCGGGTTCGACCTGCTGGTGGAGGTCGTCTGCGAGGACGACGAGCACCTGCTCGAGGTGCTCAACCGCAAGATCCGCACGCTGCCCGGCGTGCGCGCCACGGAGACGTTCGTCTACCTGCGGCTGCGCAAGCAGCTCTACAACTGGGGAACCCGATGA
- a CDS encoding aspartate aminotransferase family protein, producing MSQAPGTNPSTTPSTTLSTTPRGTARADAARSHLWGHFTRHSAWDDGVPTIVRGQGHHIWDDTGRRYIDALSGLFVVQVGHGRAELAERARQQAEQLAFFPLWSYAHPQAVDLAERLAHHAPGDLNRVFFTTGGGEAVESAWKLAKQYWKLVGQPGKHKVISRAVAYHGTPHGALSITGLPSLKAPFEPLVPGAHKVPNTNQYRAPEGLRDDPKAFGIWAADRIAEAIEFEGPETVAAVFLEPVQNAGGCFPPPPGYFERVREICDRYDVLLVSDEVICAFGRIGSMFACDDLGYVPDMITCAKGMTSGYSPIGALIASDRLFEPFAKGNTSFAHGYTFGGHPVSAAVAMANLDIFEREGLNDRVKENAPVLRGTLERLLDLPIVGDVRGEGYFYGIELVKDKVTRETFDEDESERLLRGFLSPALFDAGLYCRADDRGDPVIQLAPPLTCGPAEFDEIEQILHGVLSEAWSHL from the coding sequence ATGAGCCAGGCACCCGGCACGAACCCGTCCACGACACCGTCGACGACCCTGTCCACGACCCCGCGCGGCACCGCGCGCGCCGACGCCGCGCGCTCGCACCTGTGGGGGCACTTCACCCGGCACAGCGCGTGGGACGACGGGGTCCCGACGATCGTGCGCGGGCAGGGCCACCACATCTGGGACGACACCGGCCGCCGCTACATCGACGCCCTGTCCGGGCTGTTCGTCGTGCAGGTCGGCCACGGGCGCGCCGAGCTCGCCGAGCGGGCCCGGCAGCAGGCCGAGCAGCTCGCGTTCTTCCCGCTGTGGTCCTACGCCCACCCGCAGGCCGTCGACCTGGCCGAGCGCCTCGCGCACCACGCTCCCGGCGACCTCAACCGGGTCTTCTTCACCACCGGTGGCGGCGAGGCCGTCGAGTCGGCGTGGAAGCTGGCCAAGCAGTACTGGAAGCTCGTCGGGCAGCCCGGCAAGCACAAGGTCATCTCGCGGGCCGTCGCCTACCACGGCACCCCGCACGGCGCCCTGTCGATCACCGGGCTGCCGAGCCTCAAGGCACCCTTCGAGCCGCTCGTGCCCGGTGCGCACAAGGTGCCCAACACCAACCAGTACCGCGCCCCGGAGGGCCTGCGCGACGACCCCAAGGCGTTCGGGATCTGGGCCGCGGACCGCATCGCCGAGGCCATCGAGTTCGAGGGGCCCGAGACCGTGGCGGCGGTCTTCCTCGAGCCGGTGCAGAACGCCGGCGGCTGCTTCCCGCCCCCGCCCGGGTACTTCGAGCGGGTCCGCGAGATCTGCGACCGGTACGACGTCCTGCTCGTCTCGGACGAGGTCATCTGCGCGTTCGGCCGCATCGGCTCGATGTTCGCCTGCGACGACCTCGGCTACGTGCCCGACATGATCACCTGCGCCAAGGGCATGACCTCCGGCTACTCCCCGATCGGCGCCCTGATCGCCTCCGACCGGCTCTTCGAGCCGTTCGCGAAGGGCAACACCTCCTTCGCGCACGGCTACACGTTCGGCGGGCACCCCGTCTCGGCGGCCGTCGCCATGGCCAACCTCGACATCTTCGAGCGCGAGGGCCTCAACGACCGGGTCAAGGAGAACGCCCCGGTGCTCCGGGGGACCCTCGAGCGGCTGCTCGACCTGCCGATCGTCGGCGACGTGCGCGGCGAGGGCTACTTCTACGGGATCGAGCTCGTCAAGGACAAGGTCACCCGGGAGACGTTCGACGAGGACGAGAGCGAGCGCCTGCTGCGCGGGTTCCTGTCCCCGGCCCTCTTCGACGCCGGGCTGTACTGCCGCGCCGACGACCGCGGCGACCCGGTGATCCAGCTCGCCCCGCCGCTGACCTGCGGGCCGGCCGAGTTCGACGAGATCGAGCAGATCCTGCACGGCGTGCTGTCCGAGGCGTGGTCGCACCTGTGA
- a CDS encoding NAD(P)/FAD-dependent oxidoreductase, producing the protein MSDLRALSLWWDQLADDGPSPAPRPPLDGDAQADVVVVGGGLTGLWAAYYLLEADPSLDVLVVEQEVAGFGASGRNGGWCSALFPVSGDALARRYGRDAALAMRAAMRDTVVEVGGVAAAEEIDCGFAYGGTVTLARNQAQLARVRAEAATDELWGDETHVLDAAEVAEHVQATRVLGGAWTPDCARVQPARLVRGLAEVVEQRGARIVEGTRALRISPRAVVTDQGTIRTRWTLRATEAWTASMPGSRRAVVPVYSLMIATAPLPPQTWEHIGLERGQTFTDGRHLLVYGQRTTDDRLAFGGRGAPYHPGSAVRPEFDRSPTVFGHLHAALLDLFPVLDGTEITHTWGGPLAISRDWHPSVGLDPTTGIGWAGGYVGDGLSTTNLAGRTLADLVTGTDSPLVDLPWVGHRSPDWEPEPWRWAGITAGLRAAELADRSEERSGRPSRTAALLGRFTGH; encoded by the coding sequence GTGAGCGACCTGCGCGCGCTGTCGCTGTGGTGGGACCAGCTCGCCGACGACGGCCCGTCGCCCGCGCCGCGCCCCCCGCTGGACGGCGACGCGCAGGCCGACGTGGTCGTGGTCGGCGGCGGGCTCACCGGACTGTGGGCCGCGTACTACCTGCTCGAGGCGGACCCCTCGCTCGACGTGCTCGTCGTCGAGCAGGAGGTCGCCGGCTTCGGCGCCAGCGGTCGCAACGGCGGGTGGTGCTCGGCGCTGTTCCCCGTCTCCGGGGACGCACTCGCACGCCGGTACGGTCGCGACGCCGCCCTCGCGATGCGCGCCGCGATGCGCGACACCGTCGTCGAGGTGGGCGGGGTCGCCGCCGCCGAGGAGATCGACTGCGGGTTCGCCTACGGTGGCACGGTCACCCTCGCGCGCAACCAGGCACAGCTGGCCCGGGTCCGGGCCGAGGCGGCCACCGACGAGCTGTGGGGCGACGAGACGCACGTGCTCGACGCCGCCGAGGTCGCCGAGCACGTGCAGGCCACCCGCGTCCTGGGTGGTGCGTGGACGCCCGACTGCGCGCGCGTGCAGCCCGCACGCCTGGTCCGCGGACTGGCCGAGGTGGTCGAGCAGCGCGGGGCCCGGATCGTCGAGGGCACCCGGGCCCTGCGCATCTCCCCACGGGCGGTCGTCACCGACCAGGGCACGATCCGCACCCGCTGGACGCTGCGCGCCACCGAGGCCTGGACCGCGTCGATGCCGGGAAGCCGGCGGGCGGTCGTGCCCGTGTACTCCCTGATGATCGCGACCGCACCGCTGCCCCCGCAGACCTGGGAGCACATCGGGCTCGAGCGCGGGCAGACGTTCACCGACGGCCGCCACCTGCTGGTGTACGGCCAGCGCACCACCGACGACCGGCTCGCGTTCGGCGGTCGCGGCGCGCCCTACCACCCGGGCTCGGCGGTGCGCCCCGAGTTCGACCGGTCACCGACGGTCTTCGGGCACCTGCACGCCGCGCTGCTCGACCTGTTCCCCGTCCTGGACGGCACCGAGATCACGCACACCTGGGGCGGCCCGCTCGCGATCTCCCGCGACTGGCACCCCTCGGTCGGGCTCGACCCGACCACGGGCATCGGGTGGGCGGGCGGCTACGTCGGCGACGGCCTGTCGACGACCAACCTCGCCGGTCGCACGCTCGCCGACCTGGTGACCGGCACCGACAGCCCCCTGGTCGACCTGCCCTGGGTCGGGCACCGGTCCCCCGACTGGGAGCCCGAGCCGTGGCGCTGGGCCGGGATCACGGCCGGGCTGCGAGCGGCCGAGCTCGCGGACCGCTCCGAGGAACGCTCCGGACGTCCGAGCCGGACGGCCGCGCTGCTCGGACGCTTCACCGGGCACTGA
- the dxr gene encoding 1-deoxy-D-xylulose-5-phosphate reductoisomerase, producing the protein MSQRSVILLGSTGSIGTQAVDVITRNPESFTVRGLSAGGGDVGLLARQAALLQVEAVAVADPRAAEPLRAALVQAGARADVAVLVGPEAAGELAGAGADVVLNGITGSVGLGPTLAALRAGSTLALANKESLVVGGPLVHAARVRPDQIVPVDSEHSAIAQCLRGGSRAEVRRLVLTASGGPFRGWSLDEVKAATPQQALAHPTWSMGPVVTINSATLMNKGLELIEAHLLFGVPVEDIAVVVHPQSVVHSMVEFVDGSTIAQASPPDMRLPIALGLSWPDRVPDAASACDWTRATTWTFEPLDEQVFGAVRLAREAVAASATHPAVYNAANEECVAAFLDGRIGFADIVATVERVLGEHTATDGLALADVLAAEAWARSRTHEVLARR; encoded by the coding sequence GTGAGTCAGCGCAGCGTCATCCTGCTCGGGTCGACCGGGTCCATCGGGACCCAGGCCGTCGACGTCATCACCCGCAACCCCGAGTCGTTCACGGTGCGCGGCCTGAGCGCCGGTGGCGGCGACGTCGGGCTGCTGGCCCGGCAGGCAGCCCTGCTGCAGGTCGAGGCGGTGGCCGTGGCCGACCCTCGGGCGGCCGAGCCCCTGCGTGCTGCTCTCGTGCAGGCCGGTGCGCGCGCGGACGTCGCGGTGCTGGTCGGGCCGGAGGCTGCCGGTGAGCTGGCGGGTGCGGGCGCCGACGTGGTGCTCAACGGCATCACCGGGTCGGTGGGCCTCGGCCCGACGCTGGCGGCCCTGCGCGCGGGGAGCACCCTGGCGCTGGCCAACAAGGAGTCGCTGGTCGTCGGCGGCCCGCTCGTGCATGCCGCACGCGTGCGACCCGACCAGATCGTGCCGGTCGACTCCGAGCACTCGGCCATCGCGCAGTGCCTGCGCGGGGGCTCGCGTGCGGAGGTGCGCCGGTTGGTGCTGACGGCGTCCGGCGGTCCGTTCCGCGGGTGGTCGCTCGACGAGGTCAAGGCCGCGACGCCGCAGCAGGCGCTCGCGCACCCGACGTGGTCGATGGGGCCGGTCGTGACGATCAACTCCGCGACGCTGATGAACAAGGGGCTCGAGCTCATCGAGGCGCACCTGCTGTTCGGTGTGCCCGTCGAGGACATCGCGGTCGTGGTGCACCCGCAGTCGGTCGTGCACTCGATGGTCGAGTTCGTCGACGGCTCGACGATCGCCCAGGCCTCGCCGCCGGACATGCGCCTGCCGATCGCGCTGGGCCTGTCGTGGCCGGACAGGGTGCCGGATGCGGCGTCCGCGTGCGACTGGACGCGGGCGACCACCTGGACGTTCGAACCCCTCGACGAGCAGGTCTTCGGCGCGGTGCGGCTCGCCCGGGAGGCGGTGGCCGCCTCGGCGACGCACCCGGCCGTGTACAACGCGGCGAACGAGGAGTGCGTGGCCGCGTTCCTGGACGGGCGGATCGGGTTCGCGGACATCGTCGCGACGGTCGAGCGGGTGCTGGGGGAGCACACCGCGACGGACGGCCTGGCGCTGGCGGACGTCCTGGCTGCCGAGGCGTGGGCCCGGTCGCGCACGCACGAGGTGCTCGCGCGCCGCTGA
- a CDS encoding DivIVA domain-containing protein gives MSDGMFRTVSGLRSGYDPDEVDEFFEHARLVYEQGPPGTVSGKDVRDVAFEMVRGGYVTSAVDSALDRLEAAFVARERAEFVAEHGQQAWMDKLGEHARTLYGRLSRPDGDRFAPPEGRHVGYEAADVDALCHKLVGFFDNGVALTAAEVRAVTFRRRKGRDAYGRQAVDAFVGRAVEVLLGVE, from the coding sequence GTGAGCGACGGCATGTTCCGGACCGTGTCGGGTCTGCGTTCCGGGTACGACCCGGACGAGGTCGACGAGTTCTTCGAGCATGCCCGCCTCGTCTACGAGCAGGGCCCTCCCGGCACGGTGTCGGGCAAGGACGTGCGTGACGTCGCGTTCGAGATGGTCCGTGGCGGCTACGTCACGTCCGCGGTCGACTCCGCGCTCGACCGCCTCGAGGCGGCGTTCGTCGCCCGGGAGCGGGCCGAGTTCGTCGCCGAGCACGGTCAGCAGGCGTGGATGGACAAGCTCGGTGAGCATGCGCGCACGCTCTACGGCCGGCTGTCGCGGCCTGACGGTGACCGGTTCGCGCCGCCCGAGGGCCGGCACGTCGGGTACGAGGCCGCGGACGTCGACGCGTTGTGCCACAAGCTCGTCGGGTTCTTCGACAACGGTGTCGCGCTGACGGCGGCGGAGGTCCGGGCGGTCACGTTCCGGCGGCGCAAGGGCCGCGACGCGTACGGGCGTCAGGCGGTGGACGCGTTCGTCGGGCGTGCGGTCGAGGTGCTGCTCGGCGTCGAGTGA
- the rlmN gene encoding 23S rRNA (adenine(2503)-C(2))-methyltransferase RlmN, with amino-acid sequence MTGTPVRLDMSAPTRGARGKPPRHFVDLTPEQRVEAVTALGEKPFRAKQLATHYFTHLTSDPSEMTDLPAAIRDRIGEELFPQLLTSVRTLTADGGTTVKTLWHLFDGVKVESVLMRYTNRSTLCVSSQVGCGMACPFCATGQLGLTRNLSTAEIVEQVRAAARALADGEIPGGPGRLSNVVFMGMGEPMANYKAVIETVRRLVAPAPDGFGMSARNVTVSTVGLVPAIDKLAAEGIPVTLALSLHAPDDELRGELVPINTRWAVDEALDAAHRYFVTTGRRVSIEYALIKDINDHAWRADLLGEKLNARGRGWVHCNPIPLNPTPGSKWTASEPEVEQEFVARLRAHGIPTTIRDTRGSDIDGACGQLAAEEDE; translated from the coding sequence GTGACCGGGACGCCCGTCCGACTGGACATGTCCGCGCCGACCCGTGGAGCGCGTGGCAAGCCGCCGCGCCACTTCGTCGACCTGACGCCCGAGCAGCGGGTCGAGGCGGTGACGGCCCTGGGGGAGAAGCCGTTCCGGGCCAAGCAGCTGGCGACGCACTACTTCACGCACCTGACCTCGGACCCCTCCGAGATGACCGACCTTCCCGCGGCGATCCGCGACCGGATCGGTGAGGAGCTGTTCCCGCAGCTGCTCACCTCGGTGCGCACGCTGACGGCCGACGGCGGCACGACGGTCAAGACCTTGTGGCACCTGTTCGACGGCGTGAAGGTCGAGTCGGTGCTGATGCGCTACACGAACCGTTCGACGCTGTGCGTCTCGAGCCAGGTCGGCTGCGGGATGGCCTGCCCGTTCTGCGCGACGGGCCAGCTGGGCCTGACGCGCAACCTGTCGACCGCCGAGATCGTCGAGCAGGTGCGTGCGGCGGCACGTGCCCTGGCCGACGGGGAGATCCCGGGTGGTCCGGGTCGGCTCTCGAACGTGGTGTTCATGGGCATGGGCGAGCCGATGGCCAACTACAAGGCGGTCATCGAGACGGTGCGGCGCCTGGTCGCGCCCGCGCCCGACGGCTTCGGCATGTCGGCGCGCAACGTGACCGTGTCGACGGTCGGCCTGGTGCCCGCGATCGACAAGCTGGCTGCCGAGGGGATCCCGGTGACGCTCGCCCTGTCGCTGCACGCGCCGGACGACGAGCTGCGCGGCGAGCTCGTGCCGATCAACACCCGGTGGGCCGTCGACGAGGCGTTGGACGCGGCGCACCGCTACTTCGTGACCACGGGTCGGCGCGTCTCGATCGAGTACGCCCTGATCAAGGACATCAACGACCATGCCTGGCGGGCGGACCTGCTGGGCGAGAAGCTCAACGCCCGCGGCCGCGGCTGGGTGCACTGCAACCCGATCCCGCTCAACCCGACACCCGGTTCGAAGTGGACGGCGAGCGAGCCGGAGGTCGAGCAGGAGTTCGTGGCACGCTTGCGGGCGCACGGCATCCCGACGACGATCCGCGACACGCGCGGGTCGGACATCGACGGGGCCTGCGGTCAGCTGGCGGCGGAGGAGGACGAGTGA
- a CDS encoding phosphatidate cytidylyltransferase, whose product MTEHAVAAPRTPRSGRDLPVAILVGVSLLVAVVASLFIRKEAFAVLAIVAVCASLWELAQAFTRRAIHLPLLPLLVGAVGIMVSAYTSGPEALFVAFSLTVGGVVVWRALDGHGLAALRDASAATFAAAYLPFLGGFVMLMLAEPDGAARVMLFVLLPVASDTGGYAVGALLGRHPMAPKVSPKKTWEGLVGSIVLASVVGVVGVQVAFEGDPLVGLFLGLATVATATLGDLAESLLKRDLELKDMGTLLPGHGGLLDRLDSLLLTAPAVYVILAVLLPA is encoded by the coding sequence ATGACGGAGCACGCCGTCGCCGCCCCCCGCACCCCGCGCTCGGGCCGTGACCTGCCTGTCGCGATCCTCGTGGGCGTCAGCCTGCTGGTCGCGGTCGTCGCGAGCCTCTTCATCCGCAAGGAGGCGTTCGCGGTCCTCGCGATCGTCGCGGTCTGCGCCTCGTTGTGGGAGCTCGCCCAGGCGTTCACCCGCCGGGCGATCCATCTGCCGCTGCTCCCGCTGCTGGTCGGTGCGGTCGGCATCATGGTCTCGGCGTACACCTCGGGGCCCGAGGCCCTGTTCGTGGCGTTCTCCTTGACCGTCGGCGGCGTCGTCGTGTGGAGGGCGCTGGACGGCCACGGGCTGGCCGCGCTGCGGGACGCCTCGGCCGCCACGTTCGCGGCCGCGTACCTGCCGTTCCTCGGTGGTTTCGTCATGCTCATGCTGGCCGAGCCCGACGGTGCGGCCCGCGTGATGCTGTTCGTCCTCCTGCCGGTCGCCAGCGACACGGGCGGCTACGCGGTCGGTGCCCTGCTGGGTCGTCACCCCATGGCGCCCAAGGTCAGCCCGAAGAAGACCTGGGAGGGGCTGGTCGGCTCGATCGTGCTGGCCAGCGTCGTCGGGGTCGTCGGGGTGCAGGTCGCCTTCGAGGGTGACCCGCTCGTCGGCCTGTTCCTCGGCCTGGCGACCGTCGCCACCGCCACGCTCGGCGACCTGGCCGAGTCGTTGCTGAAGCGGGATCTCGAGCTGAAGGACATGGGCACGTTGCTGCCCGGTCACGGTGGTCTTCTGGACCGGCTCGACTCCCTGCTGCTCACGGCTCCCGCCGTGTACGTGATCCTGGCAGTGCTGCTGCCCGCCTGA
- the frr gene encoding ribosome recycling factor, with amino-acid sequence MIDETLLEAEEKMDKAIEVAKDDFATIRTGRANAAMFSKVFVDYYGSPTPLQQLASFNVTEARTVLVSPFDKSASHAIEKALRDSDLGVNPTSDGNVIRVVLPALTEERRRDFVKLAKAKAEDARIAVRSVRRKAKEELDRIVKDGEAGEDEVQRAEKELEGLTKKHVDLIDHLLTSKEHELLEV; translated from the coding sequence GTGATCGACGAGACCCTCCTCGAGGCCGAGGAGAAGATGGACAAGGCGATCGAGGTCGCCAAGGACGACTTCGCGACGATCCGTACGGGCCGTGCGAACGCCGCGATGTTCTCCAAGGTGTTCGTCGACTACTACGGCAGCCCGACGCCGCTGCAGCAGCTGGCGTCGTTCAACGTGACCGAGGCGCGCACCGTGCTGGTCTCGCCGTTCGACAAGTCGGCCTCGCACGCCATCGAGAAGGCGCTGCGCGACTCCGACCTGGGCGTGAACCCGACCAGCGACGGCAACGTCATCCGGGTCGTGCTGCCGGCTCTGACGGAGGAGCGCCGCCGCGACTTCGTCAAGCTGGCCAAGGCCAAGGCGGAGGACGCCCGCATCGCGGTGCGCAGCGTGCGTCGCAAGGCCAAGGAGGAGCTCGACCGCATCGTCAAGGACGGTGAGGCCGGCGAGGACGAGGTCCAGCGGGCGGAGAAGGAGCTCGAGGGGCTGACGAAGAAGCACGTCGACCTCATCGACCACCTGCTCACGTCCAAGGAGCACGAGCTCCTCGAGGTCTGA
- the pyrH gene encoding UMP kinase, with product MTEDLTAETAPRRRVLLKLSGESFGGGDIGLAAEVVRRIAAEIAVAVRAGVEVAIVVGGGNFFRGAELAQNGMDRARADYMGMLGTVMNCLALQDFLEQAGVSTRVQTAITMGQVAEPYIPLRAIRHLEKGRVVIFGAGAGMPFFSTDTVSVQRALETHCQEVLMGKNGVDAVYSADPRTDPTATRLEHLTYTDALVNDLAVMDATALSLCRDNDVVMRVFGLEERGNVTRALQGEKIGTLVTAD from the coding sequence GTGACCGAGGACCTGACCGCTGAGACCGCACCACGTCGACGCGTCCTGCTCAAGCTCTCGGGCGAGTCGTTCGGAGGTGGCGACATCGGTCTGGCCGCCGAGGTGGTGCGTCGGATCGCCGCGGAGATCGCGGTGGCCGTCCGTGCCGGTGTCGAGGTCGCCATCGTGGTCGGGGGAGGCAACTTCTTCCGAGGTGCCGAGCTCGCGCAGAACGGCATGGACCGCGCGCGTGCCGACTACATGGGCATGCTCGGCACGGTGATGAACTGCCTCGCGCTCCAGGACTTCCTCGAGCAGGCCGGGGTCAGCACTCGGGTGCAGACGGCCATCACGATGGGTCAGGTCGCCGAGCCGTACATCCCGCTGCGGGCGATCCGCCACCTGGAGAAGGGCCGCGTCGTGATCTTCGGCGCGGGCGCCGGCATGCCGTTCTTCTCCACGGACACCGTCTCGGTCCAGCGCGCCCTCGAGACGCACTGCCAGGAGGTCCTCATGGGCAAGAACGGCGTCGACGCCGTCTACTCGGCGGACCCGCGCACGGACCCGACGGCCACGCGCCTCGAGCACCTGACCTACACCGACGCGCTCGTCAACGACCTCGCCGTCATGGACGCCACGGCGCTGAGCCTGTGCCGTGACAACGACGTCGTGATGCGTGTCTTCGGCCTGGAGGAGCGGGGGAACGTCACCCGCGCCCTGCAGGGTGAGAAGATCGGCACCCTGGTCACCGCCGACTGA
- the tsf gene encoding translation elongation factor Ts encodes MANYSLADIKALREKTGAGMLDVKKALEEAEGDADKALEIIRVKGLKGVGKREGRSASDGLVVAHVGPTADGEGQTGVLVEVNSETDFVAKNASFIALAEKVIATAATSAARDADALLAEDVDGASLQSVVDETAATLGEKVVVRRLGRVAGEHVEVYLHKVSKDLPPQVGVLVATDTAAAGVARDVATHIAAYSPTFLTREEVPAETVASERHIAEETARNEGKPEAALPKIIEGRLNGFFKENVLLEQAFAKDPKKTVGQVLTEAGGTVTAFVRFRVGA; translated from the coding sequence ATGGCGAACTACTCGCTGGCAGACATCAAGGCGCTGCGCGAGAAGACCGGTGCGGGCATGCTCGACGTCAAGAAGGCGCTCGAGGAGGCCGAGGGTGACGCCGACAAGGCGCTCGAGATCATCCGCGTGAAGGGCCTCAAGGGCGTCGGCAAGCGCGAGGGCCGTTCGGCCTCCGACGGTCTGGTCGTCGCGCACGTCGGCCCCACGGCCGACGGCGAGGGCCAGACCGGCGTGCTGGTCGAGGTCAACTCCGAGACGGACTTCGTTGCGAAGAACGCCTCGTTCATCGCGCTCGCGGAGAAGGTCATCGCCACGGCGGCGACCTCCGCCGCCCGTGACGCGGACGCCCTGCTGGCCGAGGACGTCGACGGCGCCTCGCTGCAGTCGGTCGTCGACGAGACGGCTGCCACGCTCGGCGAGAAGGTCGTCGTGCGTCGCCTGGGCCGTGTGGCCGGCGAGCACGTCGAGGTCTACCTGCACAAGGTCAGCAAGGACCTGCCCCCGCAGGTCGGCGTCCTCGTGGCGACCGACACGGCCGCGGCGGGCGTGGCCCGTGACGTCGCGACGCACATCGCGGCGTACTCGCCCACCTTCCTCACGCGCGAGGAGGTCCCGGCCGAGACCGTCGCGTCCGAGCGCCACATCGCCGAGGAGACGGCGCGGAACGAGGGCAAGCCCGAGGCCGCGCTGCCGAAGATCATCGAGGGTCGCCTCAACGGCTTCTTCAAGGAGAACGTGCTGCTCGAGCAGGCGTTCGCCAAGGACCCGAAGAAGACGGTCGGCCAGGTGCTCACCGAGGCCGGCGGCACGGTCACCGCGTTCGTGCGGTTCCGCGTGGGAGCCTGA